A segment of the Nomascus leucogenys isolate Asia chromosome 1a, Asia_NLE_v1, whole genome shotgun sequence genome:
AAAGCCGCACTGGCTGTTTGAGATGCAGGCCACAGCACCTCATGTATAGAGAGCTTTTGGGTTAATGGTGAACCACCAGGTCCTGGATTACAAGACTAAACAAAAAACATCCCCCAAAAAGAGCAACAGGGAAAGCTGATCAAATGGTAGGGGGTGCAGAGGGAGAGGTGAGCTGGGCAGAGAATCTGATAGGATATCTGGGGCATTTGGTCACCAGCTCCTGGAAACAtgctttactttattttatttattatttgtttgtttgtttgtttattttgagatggagtctccctctgtcgcccaggctagagtgcaatggtgccatctcagctcactgcaacctccacctcctcggttcaagcgattctcctgcctcagcctccttaatagctgggattataggcatgtgccaccacgcctggataattttgtatttttggtagagacagggtttcatcatgttggtcaggctggtctctagctcctgacctcaagtggtccatccacctcggcctcccaaattgctaggattacaggtgtgagccactgcgcccagccttacatgctttactttaaaatgtaagcTCTGCTTTGATGaaaaatagtgagacccctccCTGGGTCCACAAGACTGACTCCCAGAGTTACCTGAAACATGGAGGCGTGTTGTACAAGGAGCTGTTTCCAGCCTGCACCTTGTATTCCAGGACCGAGGGGCACTCTTGGAGGGCAAATCCCAGCAGGTCATCACGGACAATCACCACGGTGACCCCAGCAGAGCCAACATTCTTCTGGGCACCAGCAAAAATCACACCaaacttaaaaagagaaagacatgcTGTTTAAGAAGGATTTGGCCATTTTTCATACATGTATGCAAACTTCCCAACTCTTCCCAAAGCAcagtttttttaaggaaatgacTCTATCCTGTGTAGGGAGCAGTTCATACTCTAAAGCAATCTCCATGTGGACAGCAAACCCATACTCAGAGTTCCAAAGCCTGAGGATGATCCGTCGGCCTGGTCCTCACCTGGATGGGGCTAACCCAAGCCCATCACTGCAAAGTCCTGGCACATACTCACATTCACTCTGCATACCTCCCTTCTACCCCCAAATCAGTCTTTAAAGTGGGGCCTCTAACTCTCCCAGGTAACCAagagaagaaactttttttttttttttttttgagatggagtcttgctctggcacccaggctggagtgcagtggtgcaatctcggctcactgcaacctccgcctcccgggttcaagtgattctcctgcctcagctgccgagtagctgggattacagcgtgcaccaccatggccagtgaatttttgtatttttagtagagacggggtttcaccatgttggccaggctgctcttgaactcccgatctcatgacccgccctcctcggcctcccaaagtgctgggattacaggcctcagccactgtgcctggctgaaacagattttttaatctatttacatcTGTATAAAAGAACAGTCAGAAGGTGCTGAGAAAGGGACTGCTATGACAAAGAGAAGGGATGGGACAAGCTGCCTGAGGGagaagaaattatagaaaacagAGGCTTAAAGTTACTTTAGGTAATTCTGTTGTGCAAGATACAGAACCCTCTCCCATGCCTCTCTCCATGAAACCCTTAGGAATGAGCGTCGGCAGGAAGTTGGGGGTAGGGGAAAGTaatttatagttatttaaaattgcCAGTGCCTGGCGATAATAAAAAGCAGACCATAAACCAAATACAGCATCTCTAAACAattactattcagccttaaaaaagaaaggaagttctgacacacactacaacatggatgaaccttgaagacattctGCTAAGTGcagtaagccagacacaaaaggacaaatagtaCATGATTCGCTTCTgggaggtacctagagtagtcaaattcacagagacagaaagtagaatggaagctgccagggcctggagggtgggaagagagggagttagtgtttaatgtaCAGACTTTCATTTGGGAAGATgtaaaagttctggaaatggatggtggtgatgccTGCACAATAGTGTGAATGTTCTCAATGCCACTGAACACTatacttaaaaatagtaaaaatggtacattttatattaaatggTAAAATTTATTATAAGTATATTTTATCCCAATTAAAAACGCAGAATACCATTCAGTCAGTTCAACTGTTGttcttagattcttttttttgaccaaattaataagtttttaattgttttttttgacCAAATTAgtaagtttttaatatatatatttttttatactaTTGTTCTTAGATTCTTTACCCACATCGCCCCCTGCGGCATGTACCTAGAGCACTGATCCCACtgccctgccttggccagccACTCATAAAACAGTATCCTGTTGATACTTTTGGAGGTGGGTACCAGGCAAAGGGAAGCTCCCTCACATAGGTCCCCTGGGCTCGAGATAATCTGCATCTGCCCTTGAAGACAAGTCTTTCCTCGTCTGTTGACCAAACAAATTTCTAAGAACCACTCTCAAAAGCAGGTAGGTCCCCAAGGACTCGAGTGGGACCCTGTGAGTCAAACATCACCACGAGGCTGGGAACAGCAGGACTCAGGCACTGCAACAGCTGGGAATTCGCACCTGGCAGCCTGCTCACTGGCAGCTGCCCTGGCTCAAGGGTTCTGCAGGCCCCAAACACCCATGGTTCTTCCCGCTCTTGTATATATTAAGATGTCCCTGCAGAAACCGAGTCAGTGGGTTCCCCCCACCCTGCCTTTTATACTCTACCTTGGAAACATCCACTGGCTTGGACAGGAAGTTTGAGGACATGTCACAAACCAGTACTGCTCCCTTGACATCAGGTATAAAGTCAAACTCCACACCATGCACCGTCTCATTTGCACAATAATACACGTAGGAGGCATCTGGGTTGAGGTTCCAGGTGCTTGGATCTGGAATTTCTATCACAGAAGACAAGTTTGAGACTTTGTACTTTTCACTCTCCTCTTTCCTTACATAGATGGGAGTCAACCAGGAGACTGACAGGCCTCCCCTAGCAGGGAAAGACTAACTGACTCCAAAGCATTGCACAAGTGAAGGCACCCTCCCAGCCTCATCCTTTGTTACCATCGTTACCAACATCCTGAGAGGATGAGTGATCCAACCTTTCGACTTTTATTGGGAacaaatcatctttaaaaatggCATGGGAAGGTGGCCATGGTGGTATGTGCCCATAGTGCCAGAtatttaggaggctaaggtgggaggatcacttgagcccaggagctggaggctacGGTGTGCTATGATCGAGCCTGTGaagagccactgtactccaacctgggcaacatagaaagattctgtctcaacaaaataaaataaagtaaattttttcAAAAGGCATGGGAGATATCTGAGTTTTTACTTGTCACCCAGGATCCATCTATCCTACATCCACTGATGGACTAGTAGCTTCTTCTGGGAACCCCAGCCCTCACCCACTCTCAGCCCATGTAGTTCAGGGGAGCCAATGAAACCCACAGCCCAGAGGTAGAATGCAACTCAGGCATGGCCACAGGGACTGATTCAGAATGGGGCACAGGACATAAGACCATTACTGGGAATGCTCCATAAAGGCATTGAAACTTGGGAGAATATAAGGTCAGGAGCAGCTGCAGCCACCTTTCAAAAAAGGGACAGCTTTTTCTGTCTGTGGAGCCACCAGGTCCTGGAGACATTGTTGGGGTCCCTGATCAAGCCATATCTAAAGCCAAACCAGCCCCTGGACTTTTTCAGCTAATTAGCTGAAAAACTACTACTAACTACTGACTAGTTTCTGCAAGAAGAGTAtgcataggccaggcacagtggctcacgcctgtaatcccagcactttgggatgttgaggcaggcggatcacctgaggtcaggagttcaagagcagcctggccaacacagttaaactctgtctctactaaaaatacaaaaattagccagacgtggtggcgggcacctgtaatcccagctactcgggaggctgaggcaggagaatcgcctgaacctgggaggtggaggttgcgccactgcactccagcctgggtgacagagcaaaactctgtctagaaaaaaatagaaaataaaataaagtaagagtATGCATAGGCTCTAGTCTTAGCTAGTACACCCACCCAATCTAAATGGTAATGAACTAACAACTGTCAAggggagaaaataattgaaaactacAGATTGCCCTGGGTCGGGGTAACCCACCATTCAGCATGTCACCACCCAGCTCAGCTCCCAGAACTTACTTGTATAACTCCCAAGTTTAGGGTGAACGATATTtatagtcccaaacttcttggcTTCTTCTGCGGCCTTAGCTGACCAAGCTCCTGTCACCACATAGTCTGCACACCTTCCTGCTTTCAAGCCAATCAGGTTTAAGGGTACAGCACTGAACTGGCCGGACCCACCTCCTTGCAAAAAAATCACCTTATAGTTGTCTGGAACGGCTCTGGGCAGAAGCACAGGtaacagtaaatacataaactcATGTGGTCAAAGATTGAGAACAAGTGATGCTCTACCAAGTGCTTTACCTTGGGTGGATTTACTACAAGAAATATGGTAATGTTCCAATACGACTTTGTCTTCCctaattcactcatttatttatgcaATCCTTGGACAACTATTTACTGGAGACTGTGTTGAAAGCCTAGGGTTACTGTTTGACCTGaagctcttcctcctcttcctagTGACAACAGCCTGATGTTCCTTTAGGAAACTACCCTTCTGCCACTCTCAGTCGACATGGTTCAACTGTGGTCAACCCTGGCTCAAGGGGATGAGCACCTGCCCCAAGCTGGCCAATGGAATTTGGTATTGAGACCTTTACTCAAACTTCTGGGTAAGGAAAGCTGTTTCTATTGAGGGAAAGAAGAAACTTGTAGGAGCTAATCCTGCAACCAATGGTGGCCACCCAGTGAAGAGAACACATAAGAAAGCAGAGCCAGAAGATGGGGGAAAATCACCTTCCTGCAATCATTTAGAAGCACCTAAATCCTCCTGCATTTATCTGTTaggtgagacaatacatttcttttttacttaagcCAGTGAGTTGGGAGTCCTAAAACTTGCAACCAATAATCCTGTGTTATGCACCATGCTATGAATCAGGTGGATGTTGGGCAGGGGGTTTTGATAACGTTTTAGGCCTAGCCATGAAAtcatatatctattatatatcaaaataaaaagcaaaattcttTGACTCCAGGATGAAAAATTAAGATAATGATGAGAATGGCTACAGGCAGTAGAAATAAGCCCAGCTCCAAAAGGACAAGGCCATGGAAACTGGACCCAAGCCTTTGAGTAAGGTCAGAGCCTGCGAATAGGTGTACAGAAGCCAGATGGCCAGGGAACAGAGCTCCAGCAAAGATATAGAGGTAAATTAATAAAAGGCAGGGCAATGTGGCAGGGTCTTGCGGAATGGGGTGGTAGGAGTGTAAATATCTTGTCCTAAAAGATGCATGACCTACATTCAGTGCTTAGCAGGATAGCAAGCAACCAGCAGGTCTTAGGAGACTCTAGCCATGAGGTTCTTAGCAGCTGGGAAGACTGATAACCCAAGACAGAGTTCCAGGTTCACATTATTCAGATGCAGGGCAGTTAACAAGGCCAAGAATTAGATGGAAAGAAACCAGGCCGAGGTCTACGTACAGGTATACAAGGTAGGAACCAGGTTAGGAGAAGAAAAGATAGGCCCTTAAATTGAACTGGGACCGCAATCAGAGGAATTTCATAGCCATGTGGTCAAATGCCATCTCTCCCAGGCTAATGTTCCAAATACCCACTCCATGAAGGACAGGATTGTCCTGTGAATGTGACATGATACTCAGCAGGCCAATGGACGAGAGAAACCAAGCAGATGGCTACCAGCTCTGAACATTCACATTGCAATTAGCGTCTACGGCTCCGCACAGAAATATCACCAAGCCTGCCCCATCTGAATCATTTTATCaagcaatttgaaa
Coding sequences within it:
- the PSAT1 gene encoding phosphoserine aminotransferase isoform X3, coding for MQLVLLEIQKELLDYKGVGISVLEMSHRSSDFAKIINNTENLVRELLAVPDNYKVIFLQGGGSGQFSAVPLNLIGLKAGRCADYVVTGAWSAKAAEEAKKFGTINIVHPKLGSYTKIPDPSTWNLNPDASYVYYCANETVHGVEFDFIPDVKGAVLVCDMSSNFLSKPVDVSKFGVIFAGAQKNVGSAGVTVVIVRDDLLGFALQECPSVLEYKVQAGNSSLYNTPPCFSIYVMGLVLEWIKNNGGAAAMEKLSSIKSQTIYEIIDNSQGFYVCPVEPQNRSKMNIPFRIGNAKGDDALEKRFLDKALELNMLSLKGHRSVGGIRASLYNAVTIEDVQKLAAFMKKFLEMHQL
- the PSAT1 gene encoding phosphoserine aminotransferase isoform X2, which gives rise to MDAPRQVLLEIQKELLDYKGVGISVLEMSHRSSDFAKIINNTENLVRELLAVPDNYKVIFLQGGGSGQFSAVPLNLIGLKAGRCADYVVTGAWSAKAAEEAKKFGTINIVHPKLGSYTKIPDPSTWNLNPDASYVYYCANETVHGVEFDFIPDVKGAVLVCDMSSNFLSKPVDVSKFGVIFAGAQKNVGSAGVTVVIVRDDLLGFALQECPSVLEYKVQAGNSSLYNTPPCFSIYVMGLVLEWIKNNGGAAAMEKLSSIKSQTIYEIIDNSQGFYVCPVEPQNRSKMNIPFRIGNAKGDDALEKRFLDKALELNMLSLKGHRSVGGIRASLYNAVTIEDVQKLAAFMKKFLEMHQL